The following proteins are co-located in the Halocatena salina genome:
- the katG gene encoding catalase/peroxidase HPI — MNRSNQDWWPNRLNLDILDQNARQISPRDEEFDYAEEFEKLDFDEVKADIEEVLTTSQDWWPADYGHYGPLMIRMAWHSAGTYRTSDGRGGASGGRQRLAPLNSWPDNANLDKARRLLWPVKQKYGRKLSWGDLIVLAGNVALESMGFETFGFAGGREDDFAPDEAVDWGPEDEMETTSPERFDEDGALRDPLGNTVMGLIYVNPEGPYGEPDLEGSAKNIREAFGGMAMNDEETVALIAGGHTFGKVHGADDPDDHVGLEPEAAPIEKQGLGWESDYGEGKGPDTITGGIEGPWNSTPTKWDMGYVHNLLEYEWEAHKGPGGAWQWKPKDGVTYDTVPDAHDPSEEVDPMMLTTDIALKQDPDYREVLERFQENPKEFQEAFAKAWYKLIHRDMGPPERFLGPEVPDEEMIWQDPIPDADYDQIGDEEIAGLKTEILDSKLSISQLVKTAWASASTFRDSDKRGGANGARIRLEPQKSWEVNEPEELTTVLETLEGIQEEFNSSQSDETKVSLADLIVLGGCAAVEQAATDAGYAVDVPFEPGRTDATQEQTDIDSFDALKPKADGFRNYREDGIDRPTEELLVDKAELLNLTPSEMTVLVGGMRALDANYQQSDFGVFTDQPETLTNDFFVNLLDMDTEWEPTAESENVFEGRDRDTGELKWKATRVDLIFGSNARLRAISEVYGSDDAEEKFVRDFVDAWGKVMNLDRFDLE; from the coding sequence ATGAATAGGTCAAATCAAGACTGGTGGCCGAACCGGCTGAATTTGGATATTCTCGATCAGAACGCGCGACAGATCAGTCCGCGGGACGAGGAGTTCGATTACGCCGAGGAGTTCGAGAAACTCGACTTCGACGAGGTGAAAGCGGACATCGAGGAGGTACTGACGACGTCACAAGACTGGTGGCCGGCGGACTACGGCCACTACGGACCGTTGATGATCCGGATGGCATGGCACAGCGCTGGCACGTACCGTACTAGCGACGGTCGCGGCGGCGCATCCGGCGGTCGACAACGCCTTGCGCCGCTCAACAGCTGGCCTGACAACGCGAACCTCGATAAGGCGCGCCGACTACTCTGGCCGGTCAAACAGAAGTACGGCCGCAAGCTCTCGTGGGGCGACCTGATCGTCCTGGCCGGGAACGTCGCTTTGGAGTCGATGGGCTTCGAAACGTTCGGCTTTGCTGGTGGCCGCGAGGATGACTTCGCACCCGACGAGGCCGTCGATTGGGGTCCCGAAGACGAGATGGAAACGACCTCTCCCGAGCGCTTCGACGAGGATGGCGCTCTCAGGGATCCACTCGGCAACACCGTCATGGGGCTCATCTACGTGAATCCGGAGGGACCATACGGTGAACCGGACCTCGAAGGATCGGCGAAGAACATTCGAGAGGCGTTCGGCGGCATGGCGATGAACGACGAGGAAACGGTCGCGCTCATCGCTGGCGGACACACGTTCGGGAAAGTCCACGGTGCCGATGATCCTGACGACCACGTCGGACTCGAGCCCGAAGCAGCTCCCATCGAGAAGCAGGGCCTCGGGTGGGAGAGCGATTACGGTGAAGGAAAAGGGCCTGACACGATCACTGGTGGCATAGAAGGGCCGTGGAACAGCACGCCGACCAAGTGGGACATGGGGTATGTCCACAATCTGCTCGAATACGAGTGGGAGGCGCACAAGGGTCCCGGCGGTGCATGGCAGTGGAAGCCTAAGGATGGAGTAACGTACGACACCGTGCCGGACGCCCACGATCCGTCGGAAGAGGTAGATCCCATGATGCTGACGACGGACATCGCTCTGAAGCAGGATCCGGACTACCGAGAGGTTCTTGAACGCTTCCAAGAGAACCCAAAAGAGTTCCAGGAAGCCTTCGCGAAGGCGTGGTACAAACTGATCCACCGCGATATGGGTCCGCCAGAACGGTTCCTCGGTCCGGAGGTTCCTGACGAGGAGATGATCTGGCAGGATCCCATCCCCGACGCCGACTACGATCAGATCGGGGACGAGGAAATCGCCGGCCTCAAAACGGAGATTCTCGATTCGAAACTATCCATCTCCCAACTGGTCAAAACTGCGTGGGCGTCGGCGTCGACGTTCCGCGACAGCGACAAGCGCGGTGGAGCGAACGGAGCGCGCATCCGTCTCGAACCCCAGAAGAGCTGGGAAGTGAACGAGCCAGAAGAGTTGACGACTGTACTAGAGACCTTGGAGGGAATTCAAGAGGAGTTCAACAGCTCACAATCCGATGAGACGAAGGTCTCGCTCGCCGATCTGATCGTTCTGGGCGGCTGTGCGGCCGTCGAGCAGGCGGCGACGGATGCCGGATACGCTGTAGATGTGCCGTTCGAACCGGGACGGACGGACGCCACCCAAGAACAGACCGACATCGACTCGTTCGATGCGCTCAAGCCGAAAGCGGACGGGTTCCGTAACTACCGTGAGGATGGGATCGACAGACCAACGGAGGAGCTGTTGGTAGATAAGGCTGAACTGTTGAATCTGACACCGTCCGAGATGACAGTGCTAGTTGGTGGCATGCGGGCGCTGGATGCGAACTACCAGCAGTCCGACTTCGGTGTCTTTACCGACCAGCCGGAGACGTTGACTAATGATTTCTTCGTGAATCTGCTCGACATGGACACGGAGTGGGAACCGACTGCGGAATCCGAGAACGTGTTCGAGGGACGCGACCGCGACACAGGCGAACTCAAGTGGAAGGCTACCCGCGTTGATCTCATCTTTGGGTCGAATGCTCGGCTTCGGGCTATCTCGGAAGTGTATGGAAGTGACGACGCGGAGGAAAAATTCGTGCGTGACTTCGTGGATGCGTGGGGCAAGGTGATGAACCTCGACCGCTTCGACCTCGAGTAA
- a CDS encoding Cdc6/Cdc18 family protein, with protein MTDFDSIFADEVDLIADATVLEEDYTPDQILCRDEVLSQYTSVFKPIYKGRPPQNAFLYGDTGVGKTAVTKYLCRTLEHDIERKNEQLSARDRITLTALWINCENFTSGDHTTSSYQVAVGIVNRLREPGNRINATGYAPQDVYDLLYEELDSLDGSILIILDEIDKLGSDDTLLYELPRSRDIGYLESVRVGVIGISNDYTFRKNLSPKVKDSLCETEIKFPAYDADELAVILRARAEQALYDSAYSQETISLCSALAYKEASGSARRAIRLLRRSAEVAEENSSEHINPPHIRQADEDLEYGNIVESIVDQDQEKLFVLAAIAHLDGADLTPARTRTIHATYSRVVRAYNTASGKEPLTQRGMFNHLSKLVMFGFVRTIDRNKGAGGGQWNEHEFTDDVDPQKVREAFAERDREWLSIDLRGVTG; from the coding sequence ATGACTGATTTCGATTCGATCTTCGCGGATGAGGTTGATTTGATAGCGGACGCCACGGTTCTTGAAGAGGATTACACTCCAGATCAAATCCTCTGTCGCGATGAGGTGCTGTCCCAGTATACGAGTGTCTTCAAACCGATCTATAAAGGTCGACCACCCCAGAATGCATTTCTCTACGGTGATACGGGGGTAGGGAAGACTGCCGTAACGAAGTACCTCTGCCGGACGCTTGAACATGATATCGAACGAAAAAACGAGCAGCTCTCGGCTCGCGACCGGATCACTCTCACCGCTCTTTGGATCAACTGCGAGAACTTTACTTCGGGAGACCACACGACTTCGTCATACCAGGTCGCCGTCGGGATCGTCAATCGACTCCGGGAGCCAGGGAATCGAATCAATGCGACGGGGTATGCCCCCCAAGATGTTTACGATCTTCTCTATGAGGAGTTGGATTCGCTTGACGGGTCAATACTGATCATCCTCGATGAAATCGACAAGCTCGGGTCCGACGATACGCTCCTGTACGAACTGCCCCGGTCACGAGATATTGGCTATCTTGAATCCGTCCGGGTCGGTGTGATTGGAATCAGCAACGATTACACGTTTCGCAAGAATCTCTCGCCGAAGGTGAAAGACAGTCTCTGTGAGACCGAGATCAAATTCCCTGCCTACGATGCGGACGAACTCGCGGTGATCCTTCGTGCCCGAGCTGAGCAGGCGCTTTATGACAGTGCGTACAGCCAAGAGACGATCTCCCTGTGTTCGGCTCTTGCCTACAAGGAAGCCTCGGGGAGTGCTCGCCGTGCGATTCGCTTACTCCGTCGCTCTGCAGAAGTCGCTGAAGAAAATAGCTCCGAACACATCAACCCGCCCCACATTCGACAAGCGGACGAGGATTTGGAGTACGGGAACATCGTGGAATCGATCGTCGACCAGGATCAAGAGAAACTCTTCGTGTTGGCGGCGATCGCCCATCTCGATGGCGCGGACCTCACCCCAGCACGAACGCGAACGATCCACGCCACCTATTCCCGAGTGGTTCGCGCCTATAATACGGCAAGCGGGAAGGAACCACTTACCCAACGGGGCATGTTCAACCATCTTTCAAAGCTGGTGATGTTCGGTTTCGTACGGACCATCGATCGGAATAAAGGGGCTGGTGGTGGACAGTGGAACGAACACGAGTTTACTGACGACGTTGATCCGCAGAAAGTACGAGAAGCGTTTGCAGAACGCGATCGGGAGTGGCTATCGATCGATCTTCGTGGTGTCACTGGGTAA
- a CDS encoding ABC transporter permease subunit: MSMLQVAKKDFQDAIRSLTLVAVVGGFTAFLAFYTYYQFTMSPMTTTTAADLYQSTANVVVVIGTLLGYKSIVGERESGSLKFLLGAPHTRRDVVVGKFLGRAAVVVVTVVVGFAVVGVHYAVLADSPSLMAYALLIGKLLIPGVVFVAVALAFSAANRSTTVATWGAIVLAIVFAFAWDTVFSIIQSFMLPPDAATPNWLHLIIRLNPKFFYMDSNTLELGDTAPFYLEPWFGGVIVAGWLLIPLGLAYLLFERSDLA; this comes from the coding sequence ATGAGTATGCTGCAGGTCGCAAAAAAGGACTTCCAGGATGCGATCCGGTCACTTACCTTGGTGGCTGTTGTGGGGGGGTTCACGGCGTTTCTGGCCTTCTACACCTACTACCAATTTACAATGTCCCCGATGACGACAACCACTGCAGCTGATCTGTATCAGTCAACGGCCAACGTCGTCGTCGTGATTGGAACCCTCCTAGGCTACAAATCGATCGTCGGAGAACGCGAATCAGGAAGTCTGAAGTTCCTGCTCGGAGCACCTCACACTCGTCGCGACGTGGTCGTTGGGAAATTTCTCGGTCGAGCAGCCGTTGTCGTCGTCACAGTGGTCGTCGGCTTCGCCGTGGTGGGTGTTCACTACGCCGTGTTGGCCGATTCACCGTCATTGATGGCGTATGCTCTCCTAATTGGAAAGCTACTGATCCCTGGCGTGGTGTTCGTCGCAGTAGCTCTCGCGTTTTCAGCAGCGAACCGCTCTACAACAGTGGCAACGTGGGGAGCGATCGTGCTCGCGATCGTGTTCGCATTCGCATGGGATACGGTCTTCAGTATTATTCAGTCGTTCATGCTTCCTCCCGATGCAGCGACTCCAAACTGGCTCCACCTCATCATCCGATTAAACCCGAAATTCTTCTACATGGATTCGAATACATTGGAACTTGGCGACACAGCACCATTTTATCTAGAACCGTGGTTTGGTGGCGTAATCGTGGCTGGGTGGCTCCTCATTCCACTCGGACTTGCGTATCTGCTGTTCGAACGGAGTGATTTGGCATGA
- a CDS encoding ABC transporter ATP-binding protein, with translation MGAIETNGLTKQYGDVTAVDSLDLVVDEGTIFGFLGPNGAGKSTVINCLLDYIRPTEGQISVLGHDAQAETLAVRKRTGILPQGFDLYDRLTGRQHLEFIIDSNDAADDPETIADRVGIADAIDRRVGGYSRGMTQRLVLGTALIGQPDLLVLDEPSTGLDPEGAHEMREIVREEADRGATVFFSSHILSQVEAVCDEVGILQAGKLVAEDTIDGLRTAIEAETTLTVAVDRTPDEALAAVRALADVSSVSATGTTVTVQCADDAKMAVLRELEAAGATVEDFDLTKTTLEDLFLAYTDDETGASAGHDQLTKVLTQ, from the coding sequence ATGGGAGCGATAGAGACGAATGGGTTGACGAAGCAGTACGGCGACGTGACTGCTGTGGATTCTCTCGATCTCGTCGTCGATGAAGGAACCATATTCGGCTTTTTAGGCCCGAACGGTGCCGGCAAGTCGACCGTCATTAATTGTTTGCTCGATTATATTCGACCGACAGAAGGACAGATCTCCGTACTCGGCCACGACGCACAGGCAGAGACACTTGCAGTACGCAAACGTACCGGGATACTCCCACAAGGATTTGATCTGTACGATCGGCTCACTGGTCGCCAGCATTTAGAGTTCATCATTGACTCGAACGACGCAGCCGATGATCCCGAGACGATCGCCGATCGGGTCGGCATCGCTGATGCGATCGACAGACGAGTCGGCGGCTATTCGAGAGGAATGACTCAACGACTCGTACTGGGGACCGCACTCATCGGCCAGCCGGATTTATTGGTTCTCGATGAGCCATCGACGGGACTCGATCCAGAGGGGGCCCACGAAATGCGCGAGATCGTTCGTGAAGAGGCCGATCGCGGCGCGACGGTCTTCTTTTCGAGTCACATCCTTAGTCAGGTTGAGGCCGTCTGTGACGAGGTGGGCATTCTGCAGGCAGGAAAACTCGTCGCCGAAGACACCATCGACGGCCTCCGCACTGCTATCGAGGCCGAAACGACGCTCACAGTAGCGGTGGATCGGACACCTGACGAAGCCCTCGCGGCCGTCCGCGCACTGGCCGATGTCTCTTCGGTGAGCGCGACCGGAACCACCGTGACAGTGCAGTGTGCTGATGATGCGAAAATGGCTGTGCTCCGAGAGCTGGAGGCAGCAGGAGCGACAGTCGAAGATTTCGATCTCACGAAGACCACACTCGAAGATCTATTTCTCGCGTACACGGACGATGAGACGGGAGCCTCAGCTGGTCACGATCAGCTCACCAAGGTGCTCACCCAATGA
- a CDS encoding PD-(D/E)XK nuclease family protein, producing MTITRSKSIDLLYQECKSFDLVLVPDAPMASALNRRLDQPHFGPFAITPRRLAARRREEAEDRLAFLETITTTDLGWKEASHAVGNVLQCWEHQGAADAILRYESFATDATRTTVDCITEMDTTSRRLSEYTIDAETSVAVVGITQFTTLERSILPSNYETIDPFTEEPFDPTPFRVFDSPAAVVDVVIDTVTRENADNVGIVLDGDSQYSSPIKSAFEAADIPYYGGPGFTDDTHHRMFLEFLRSVHAGRDTRIGDVRPLLTQLGLSIDVKHDEKRLHDLDHPEVDRLRGFRDGIRTDTFEAAIETYEAVTGVSLDAFRDELSTLSVLDDPVTEDAVDRLEFYLQSYEVPVDRENEGVLLADPKSAAHVDRPLVFYLGLDEGWSHSSPRRPWVDRNQEFERNLRQFQLLLQNGVERYYLVQETVGGTPVTPCLYFEELFEEDFERFSGLNSVPHARTARPTLDGFEKEPVDTSVEEITTLSQSSLNTYVNSPRDYFFSRLLDTPDKDYIKEGNLFHDFAEFYAAHPGVITAETLDEISRVILSEVAPFLRDVDRNVRRTKYRLGLQTIVEFLEANPPRTDELLTANGGWGRNFFAEYYDRPIDATHTERWFENAKLGLQGKIDLVHDPTHLLDYKSGSKKSAHSVVKHSAIDPPSDQPNFQALLYLAHQRTEQPDEELRFTFFHFLETLDDIVTGGGSLGDCLTTVTYYPCPFKEHIAKPAVFIELQEEAANDCTKTFSKTEYDVYRALFDAYEFPATRDSDELINSEFGRALIDRMKAEVGDYKYVTKGCKQALRHLIRIQNRNYFSGDVDAFERFVRERQVELNSRRAGNERFPVEGLSGDPNYRYVDNRDCILKEGSR from the coding sequence GTGACGATTACACGTTCAAAATCCATTGATCTATTATATCAAGAATGCAAGAGTTTTGATCTCGTGCTCGTCCCCGATGCCCCGATGGCAAGCGCACTGAACCGGCGGCTCGATCAGCCACATTTCGGGCCGTTCGCGATCACCCCCCGTCGTCTCGCTGCTCGGCGTCGAGAAGAAGCTGAAGATCGCCTTGCTTTTCTTGAGACGATTACGACGACAGATCTCGGTTGGAAGGAAGCCTCGCATGCGGTCGGAAACGTCCTTCAGTGTTGGGAACACCAAGGGGCTGCCGACGCCATTCTCAGGTACGAATCGTTCGCGACCGACGCAACACGTACTACCGTCGACTGCATTACCGAGATGGACACGACCTCCCGTCGGCTCTCTGAGTACACTATCGACGCCGAGACATCGGTCGCCGTTGTGGGAATCACGCAGTTCACCACGCTCGAACGCTCGATACTCCCATCAAACTACGAGACGATCGATCCGTTCACCGAGGAGCCGTTCGACCCGACGCCCTTCCGTGTGTTCGATTCCCCTGCCGCAGTCGTCGATGTCGTGATCGATACGGTCACACGAGAGAACGCCGACAACGTGGGTATCGTTCTCGATGGGGACAGTCAGTACTCATCGCCTATCAAATCCGCATTCGAAGCGGCAGACATTCCGTACTACGGCGGTCCCGGTTTCACCGACGATACCCATCACAGGATGTTCTTGGAATTCCTTCGAAGTGTACACGCGGGACGAGATACCCGAATTGGCGACGTCAGGCCGTTGCTTACCCAACTCGGTCTCTCTATCGACGTCAAGCACGACGAGAAGCGCCTCCACGACCTCGATCACCCGGAAGTCGACCGGCTCCGCGGATTCAGAGACGGGATTCGTACCGACACGTTCGAAGCAGCGATCGAGACCTACGAGGCAGTCACGGGCGTCTCTCTCGATGCGTTCCGGGACGAACTCTCGACGCTCAGCGTTCTTGATGACCCTGTTACTGAAGACGCCGTCGATCGTCTTGAATTCTACCTGCAGTCGTATGAGGTTCCCGTGGATCGCGAGAACGAGGGTGTGCTGTTAGCCGATCCGAAATCAGCCGCTCACGTCGATCGTCCCCTCGTGTTTTACCTCGGACTCGATGAAGGATGGTCACACTCATCGCCGCGGCGACCGTGGGTCGATCGGAACCAAGAGTTCGAGCGCAACCTCCGGCAGTTCCAACTGTTGCTTCAAAACGGTGTCGAGCGGTATTATCTCGTGCAGGAGACCGTCGGTGGGACACCTGTAACGCCATGCCTGTACTTCGAGGAACTGTTCGAGGAGGACTTCGAGCGTTTCAGCGGCCTCAACTCGGTACCACACGCACGAACGGCCCGACCGACTTTGGACGGATTCGAGAAAGAACCAGTCGACACTTCTGTCGAGGAGATCACTACGCTCAGCCAGTCGAGTCTAAACACGTACGTCAACTCGCCCCGAGATTACTTTTTCAGCCGACTTCTCGATACTCCTGACAAAGACTACATCAAGGAAGGCAACTTGTTCCACGACTTCGCTGAGTTCTACGCGGCTCATCCGGGTGTCATCACGGCAGAGACACTCGACGAGATTTCGCGGGTTATTCTCTCCGAAGTCGCCCCGTTTCTCCGGGATGTCGACCGGAACGTTCGACGGACGAAATACCGCCTCGGACTCCAGACCATCGTCGAATTCCTTGAGGCAAATCCGCCTCGAACTGATGAGCTGTTGACCGCGAACGGTGGCTGGGGACGGAACTTCTTCGCCGAGTACTACGACCGTCCCATCGACGCGACCCACACGGAACGGTGGTTCGAGAACGCGAAGCTCGGTCTGCAGGGGAAGATCGATCTCGTTCACGATCCGACCCACCTCCTCGACTACAAGAGCGGTTCGAAGAAGTCCGCTCACTCCGTCGTCAAGCACTCGGCGATCGATCCCCCGAGCGACCAGCCGAACTTTCAGGCTCTGTTGTATCTTGCCCACCAACGCACCGAACAGCCCGACGAGGAGCTGCGATTCACGTTCTTTCATTTCCTCGAAACACTCGACGACATCGTGACCGGAGGGGGTTCTCTTGGGGACTGTCTCACGACGGTGACGTACTATCCATGCCCCTTCAAAGAGCACATCGCGAAACCAGCTGTCTTCATCGAACTCCAAGAAGAGGCGGCAAACGACTGTACCAAGACGTTCTCGAAGACGGAGTATGATGTGTACCGGGCTCTGTTCGATGCGTACGAGTTTCCGGCGACACGCGACAGCGATGAGCTCATCAACTCCGAGTTCGGTCGGGCGCTGATAGATCGAATGAAAGCCGAAGTTGGAGACTACAAATACGTGACGAAGGGCTGTAAGCAGGCGCTCAGACATCTGATTCGGATTCAGAACCGGAACTATTTCTCTGGCGATGTCGACGCCTTCGAGCGGTTCGTTCGAGAGCGCCAAGTGGAATTGAATTCTCGCCGTGCCGGTAACGAGCGGTTTCCGGTCGAAGGACTCAGCGGCGACCCGAACTATCGGTACGTGGACAACCGTGACTGCATTCTGAAGGAGGGATCTCGATGA
- a CDS encoding UvrD-helicase domain-containing protein — translation MTAPNDNQRTLIESTDGIHIVDAGAGTGKTFTVTRRYARIVDQNGVTPEDVLLVTFTNNAATEMRDRIVAHCEYGMRELSDAPIQTFHSLCHDLLLKHGFEAPTLLGIDDRITGSTRILEDENVEKARFREFIRRFSDGHPEYDDFFRAVEHPIELLELLKQLAAKGVFPTADSWYRNGERHLDGDFEAFRERFEELNQPRNGGSKQSRLRSKLRDYGKGTCYLPAAPDKATIRGERGAKQVPAAAARKAFHADRTDLKDFVHDVYYEYLEFALSRNYLNFDFLQLFAFVLLCEDHHLRDDVAYEHVMIDEFQDSSEIQFKLALLLADTNNICVVGDWKQSIYSFQYAAVENITEFESRLDRFVDELNADHQRVGWATRPITNVELVENYRSTQAILDFSEHSLVTPATGTDEIDVAAVRDRIVSLSSNAVHENSQIEAIHHENEHEAILTKLQEIVGNEAYQIEEDGELRLPEYGDIAVLTRTRDFGRELLSVAEEYGLPMAYEGGTELFRSDPAKLLLAWLRILESDSERGWAVVLEEACYTLDEVKHILETENYPTNMQAFKTELAALETAGGIAQRVLSRYDYNGVDADVLLTTLRSIHSETMLTRGDLIRYIERGIENGSTHDVHASTGVNSVTIQTIHAAKGLEHPIVILANMNDRRFPPSGGTSDAITFDDPIGVRQRKLYADDYGYPHIYDNWRTDVLRNCLPRGYDEERRLLYVAMTRAENHLVFSAGETPNTFLARLPIDIKELEPDVRPERESETPQSHLQISVPDPDGPIDHSPHTLMRDDVFEDIEEGRGTAFGTQTHEFAERYVLEEDVKPSNDDERHIGIFIDSLDGDLRVEEDVYLPLAVDGEQVTISGIVDLVHIRPETVEIVDFKTDLGRHAEDEYRKQISVYYHVLNKWFPDRDVTAGIFYAAEGAHVGIDPVSKAELAELAAQKQHSGISITES, via the coding sequence ATGACTGCACCGAATGACAATCAACGAACGCTTATCGAGAGCACGGACGGCATCCACATCGTCGACGCTGGGGCAGGGACTGGCAAGACGTTCACCGTCACTCGTCGGTACGCAAGGATCGTCGACCAGAACGGCGTTACACCCGAGGACGTCCTGTTGGTGACGTTCACGAACAACGCAGCCACCGAGATGAGAGATCGAATCGTCGCCCACTGCGAGTACGGAATGCGCGAACTTTCGGACGCTCCGATTCAGACGTTCCATAGCCTCTGCCACGATCTCCTCCTGAAACACGGCTTCGAGGCACCGACGCTCCTCGGCATCGATGATCGCATCACGGGGTCGACGCGCATTCTCGAAGACGAGAACGTCGAGAAGGCGCGGTTCCGTGAATTCATCCGCCGCTTCAGCGACGGCCATCCAGAATACGATGACTTCTTCCGGGCTGTCGAACATCCGATCGAACTCCTCGAACTCCTCAAGCAGCTCGCAGCGAAGGGCGTGTTCCCGACTGCCGATAGCTGGTATCGCAACGGTGAGCGACATCTAGACGGGGATTTCGAGGCGTTCCGTGAACGCTTCGAGGAGTTGAATCAGCCCCGGAACGGAGGCAGCAAGCAGTCACGACTTCGATCTAAGCTCCGTGATTATGGGAAGGGCACGTGCTATCTCCCCGCTGCCCCCGACAAAGCAACGATTCGTGGAGAACGTGGGGCAAAGCAGGTGCCCGCTGCTGCCGCACGGAAAGCGTTTCATGCGGACCGAACGGACCTCAAGGACTTCGTCCACGATGTCTATTATGAGTATCTCGAATTTGCGCTCAGTCGGAACTACCTTAACTTCGATTTTCTCCAGCTGTTTGCGTTCGTCCTGCTCTGTGAGGACCATCACCTCCGCGATGATGTCGCATACGAGCACGTGATGATCGACGAGTTTCAGGATTCGAGTGAGATCCAGTTCAAACTCGCGCTCTTGCTCGCGGACACCAACAATATCTGTGTCGTCGGAGACTGGAAGCAAAGCATCTATTCGTTCCAGTACGCTGCCGTCGAAAACATCACCGAGTTCGAATCTCGCCTAGACCGGTTCGTCGACGAACTCAACGCAGACCACCAACGGGTGGGGTGGGCAACGCGTCCGATTACAAACGTCGAGCTCGTCGAAAACTATCGCTCGACACAGGCTATCCTCGATTTCTCCGAGCACAGTCTCGTGACGCCAGCAACGGGTACGGACGAGATCGACGTTGCGGCAGTACGAGACCGTATCGTCTCGCTTTCTTCGAACGCCGTTCACGAGAACTCACAGATCGAAGCGATTCACCACGAAAACGAACACGAGGCTATCCTGACGAAGCTTCAGGAGATCGTGGGAAACGAGGCCTACCAGATTGAAGAGGACGGTGAGCTTCGGCTACCGGAGTACGGAGATATCGCCGTGCTCACCCGGACACGAGATTTCGGTCGAGAGCTCCTCTCGGTCGCAGAGGAATACGGGCTGCCGATGGCGTACGAGGGAGGGACCGAGCTGTTCCGATCCGATCCCGCGAAGCTTCTTTTGGCGTGGCTGCGGATCCTCGAATCCGACTCGGAGCGAGGCTGGGCCGTCGTACTTGAGGAAGCCTGTTACACGCTCGATGAGGTCAAGCACATCCTCGAAACCGAGAACTACCCCACCAACATGCAAGCGTTCAAAACAGAGCTGGCGGCACTGGAGACGGCCGGTGGAATCGCCCAACGGGTTCTCTCTCGGTACGACTACAACGGGGTGGACGCGGATGTGTTGTTGACGACGCTCCGATCGATCCACAGTGAGACGATGTTGACCCGCGGTGATCTCATCAGGTACATCGAGCGGGGCATCGAGAACGGCAGTACCCACGATGTGCACGCGAGTACAGGGGTGAACTCGGTGACAATCCAGACCATCCACGCAGCAAAGGGACTCGAACATCCCATCGTCATCCTTGCGAACATGAACGACCGGCGCTTCCCACCGTCGGGTGGGACTAGTGACGCGATCACGTTCGACGATCCCATCGGAGTACGGCAGCGCAAGCTCTATGCCGACGACTACGGCTACCCACACATCTACGACAACTGGCGGACTGACGTTCTCAGGAACTGCCTGCCACGTGGGTATGACGAGGAACGACGATTGCTTTATGTGGCGATGACTCGCGCCGAAAACCATCTCGTCTTTTCAGCAGGCGAGACTCCGAACACGTTCCTCGCACGACTGCCCATCGACATCAAGGAACTAGAACCCGATGTTCGACCAGAGCGAGAGAGTGAGACACCACAGTCGCACTTGCAGATTTCGGTCCCGGATCCTGACGGACCGATCGACCACTCGCCGCACACGCTGATGCGCGACGACGTGTTCGAGGATATCGAGGAGGGACGGGGAACCGCGTTCGGAACGCAGACACACGAGTTCGCCGAACGGTACGTATTGGAAGAGGACGTCAAGCCATCGAACGACGACGAACGTCACATCGGGATCTTCATCGACTCGCTCGACGGTGATCTCCGAGTCGAAGAAGACGTGTATCTTCCGCTCGCGGTCGACGGCGAGCAAGTCACCATCTCCGGCATCGTCGATCTCGTCCATATTCGTCCCGAGACCGTCGAGATCGTCGACTTCAAGACCGATCTCGGTCGGCATGCTGAGGACGAATACCGAAAGCAGATCAGCGTGTATTATCACGTTTTGAACAAGTGGTTCCCCGATCGAGATGTGACCGCCGGTATCTTCTACGCCGCCGAGGGCGCCCACGTTGGTATCGATCCGGTGTCGAAAGCAGAGCTGGCCGAGTTAGCAGCACAAAAACAGCATTCCGGGATCAGTATCACCGAGTCATAG